The sequence below is a genomic window from Harmonia axyridis chromosome 1, icHarAxyr1.1, whole genome shotgun sequence.
atcacatgttgattccaattggttcagggtgaacaaaaatacaatagttttgtgtgtgctcataaagtaacgcgtaacattctttattagttaaattaacaatattatcaaaaatacttattgtctagcgccaattgatttgaatgtaacactctgtagtttgttacatttctagattaataaaaatgagctattTCCAAACATgcttggtacttgtggtctagcagacagaatatgaaagaaattatttcttatttatatACATTTTAATTAATCTAGAAATgcaacaaactacagggtgttacattcaaaccaattgccgctggacaataagtattttcgataatattgttaatttaactaataaagaattttacgcgttactttatgagcacacacaaaactgtaaaaaaattgtatttttgtccaccctgtaccaattagaatcaacatgtgatacatttttaaaatcagctcagctagagtaatcggaaaattgagacgaaatgggggtgttccatttgaaaaaaatgacagtgacgtcattactcgaaagtaattctcccgtatattagattattattttaaaatactgtggattaaaataaaaaatcgacgtgtttcaggattatttcttaaaatgatctatttagctaaaaatgaatttgttccatactttacggacacattgTATATCACAAACGTGATTACTTTTGAGATACAGTATAACAAAATTTCCAGTAAATATTTTTCAGCTTTATAGTAGCTTTTGGCGTGAAACTTGACACAAAAATCAATTGCTATAGCACATTGATAATTTAGCTCAAGAATACGAACATGAGTTGTAAAAGCAAAAAACAAGAAACAtagtaaaaaaattaatttctcgaaAACTTAACAACACGTAAATATAACATTGAAACGCGTATTGCTGCTATAATAAATTGATGCAGTATTTGTTATCGGTAAGTACTCGcacttatatagggtgtatgtAAATAGTTGCGAAAACATTTAGTTGGAGGTTCCTTAGTTACGGCCCCCTAAAAATagcgcccgaaaagtagtttttgatttttttcttaaaaaccaagaattttacgaaaatgaaattaagctgACGTTTTATGTGGGCAAGAAGGCATTCAATAACATATTTGGTGGTGTTCGTCTATGATTCCAAGGAGTAAAAAAAGCCACCCCTCAATCTTGTTTCTCAATAACTGTTCTTACTATATTCTTATTTAACACTAAGAAAATTAATTATGGATAGACTGATCAATTCTCAACAAATTGGGTCTCCTgtaattttttgataaaattcacggtttttgagaaaaaaaaatatatcaacatATAATACGAATGAGTTGTGGaggctggaattattttcgagctTAAATTCATCCAATAGGCGgatgtcaaaaaaatattttcattgagaactggtacaattataaaatagatgtaataaaaaaaacaattatgaaattttcacaagTTAAAgaattcgaagatgcagaattggaggcattacttgaccaagactcgtgtcaaacggaaTAAGACTTGGAGGGATCATTGGGTGTGACGCAACAAGCCccttcaaaacgcctgaaagacaagggaatgattcagaaacaagaaaattgggtgccgtacgagttgaagccgggatatgttcaacggcgtttgttttcttgtgaacagctgcttgcaaggcaaagacgaaagggatttctgcatcgcaacatgactggagacgaaaaaatgGTTCACTACGTGCAGAAAATCAAGGGGATATTCTGGCAAGgctccacgtcgacggccaaaccaaatatttaaGAATCCAAGGCCAttctcagtatttgatgggaccagctcagcgtagtgtattatgagttgtaaaaaccgactgaaacaataacaggcgaacgcaattaatacgtttgagcagagcattgaaagacaaacgaccgcaatacaacgagagacatgataaagtgatttttatagcatgacaatgctcgaccccatgttgcgaaaatggtcaagacatacaagaaaacgttgaaatgggaagtcctaccccacccaccaTATTTTCCAGACTTTGCTCCCTCgggctatcacttgtttcgatcattgAGACACGGCCTGGATGAtcagcacttccgatcttatgaagaagtaaaaaattgcatAGATTCGTTGATCACTTCAAAAGACGACCAGTTTTTTTAACGCGGTATTCCTACGCTGCCTGAaaaatggaagaaagtagtggccagcgatggacaatactttgaatcataaatgtattacgagttttttacaataaagcctcgaatttcggataaaaaaaacggcggaagcaaagttgtacgcctatatgTATATACAGTGTTTCAACTGATTCAGTATATttacaataatatttttgatttatatgtaTTTCAGCTGCCTTCAAAGAATAAGAATACAGTGACGTTTGACTTAAAACCAGTTATGGTTTTTATTCACGGTGGAGCTTTCACATCtggttcaaattcaaaattcatatttggtccTGATTATTTGATTCGTGAAGATGTAGTCATCGTAGTTATCAACTACAGGTTAGGATTCTTAGGTAACGAGATTTGAATCCTTCAAGGGTTTAGCATTAATCAAAATTGCTAATATTTCAGGATTCTCTCACTTCAAGGACAAAACATTAGGGGTACCAGGAAACGCAGGGCTGAAAGACATGGTATTAGCGTTACGATgggtaaaaaagaacataaaaaatttcaacggAGATCCAGAAAATGTAACCATATTTGGAGAGAGTGCGGGTGCAGCTTCAGTTCATTTACTAGTTTTATCTCCTATGGCGAAAGGtgaaaaataaacttttaaTTTGACTACAATTCAATAAATAGTATATTGTTCAACAAGTGGGGTCCAACTTTTTTTACGAGCGTGagacgagcctgaaaggcgagtaccgcaaacacacgagtgagaaaaggactttctccacatgttgcacactatacttttacgacaactgcacaaatttaaataattcaagtattGTACCTAATTTAATTctaaatggccttcgttgacagaaTCTGttcatttctttctttttcataaaaacGACTCCTCAAGAGTCCAATTTCATTgctctaccaagcgaggtgtggacAAAGTTCCGTGTGGaacaatatttctcacagtatgagcaatacatagttttgaaattgagtgcgCTATGAAGGATATGCAAATTTCCATAGCAGTTGCAGGAAAAAGTATTATCCATTCTTCACGCTCAAACCTTAGTTGACGCAAGTAATGCTCCTTATGTCAATGTCATCTATTTTGCTACAGGTCTTTTCCATAAAGCAATAGCGCAAAGTGGTTGTGCGTTGAACATTTGGGCACAGATGGAGAATATCGTCCCCAGAATTGCCAAGGCTCTCAATATGGAAGGATGTGATGAAAGAACGATTTTTAATAGGTTGAAAGAATTACCTGTTGAAGATCTATTCGCAATCCAAGAAACATTTCCTGATGTAAGTGTGACGTTTTGGTATTGAATATCATATTACGTATGAAACTTTGTGAAAAAATATACCCAGTGAACCATAAAACTCGcgtaaatttttcataaaatgatttatGCGTAAAAAACCCATGTACTacttctcaaaaatattttccaaaaatatagatATGTAAGGTGGAGGAAACTTTGTGACCATCagggatgaaaataatttttggtattcaatttcaaaatttccactgacaaaatgcatttcagattATTATGAACAACTCTGATTTCGTGTCGGTATGTTTCGCAAACCTTTGTAACAGCCTGAACTTCTACAATTATCATTGTAAGGTGTGGGTATCATGTGTATACATGGTCCCATACGATTTTAAGCTTAAGCTGCAACAAAAATCTCCAAACAGCCTTCACTAAGCTGCATATagagggtgggcaaatttcgatgttaacactacaatttttgaatcagaggagatagaaaaaatctgataccccattatcgttctctttttctgggaaactaacaaaagttgtattcatttttgatcgAACGCAGTATCATGTGGATGTGAGAATCAACTATAGTACTTGCGCATTATTCATCGGCGTTAAATTTTCTTCCTTCACtagaattcaattatttttttacactcgatttcaatattattcatcaGAAGAGAATGTTCATCGGAGTGGGTGCTGTTGTTATGGATGCTTTTTGAGCAGgtgcgccaaaaaattctttgcttcaggcgcaaAAATTACTCGCGCCGGCCCATTTGAATACTATaatcaattctttcaatttgctgaaatatattctttttcGATTTgctagatatacagggtgtttcccaaacatgcggcaaaaattcagggggttgttccttggactattctaagaatattttgtcctttgatgatttttgaaaaacctatttgtttcgaagatataggggaaacaaaatttcagataataacattttattatgaaaaattacatgaaaattcaactcaacctacaaaaactgttgaaaatgaccacctctagccagcatacaagcatgtttgtatagcgattcataatagtcaaagataaaatgttaattgctaatacatcacaaaacgaattcaaatgaaaaccgtgtttaatctgtattcctttaccatctgcccttatcaatttttagtcaaaaaactggccgtttttagtaattggaatgttgttaaacaaatttaaaaataaattgtacctacttagtaaacacagtgcggttcgcatttttatttaaactattattaattttaaaaatatggaaaatgttgttcgccctgtatcttcgaaacaaagacgtttttcaaaaatcatccaaggacaaaacatgcttaaaatagtccaaggaacaaccccctgaatttttgccgcatgtttaggaaacaccctgtatattcaaaaaattatgagGCAgtatatgaatgaatgaaaagttTTATCTGCAACAAATGAGTACGAAACAATATATCActattattctttcaattttagcCTTGGGATGTTAGTATAATACGTTTTATCGGATTTATAATAGAAGACCCAAATCAAGAAGAAGAGGCTTTCCTTTCAGAACATCCAATGGATATTTTAGAAAAGGGTGAATATAACCATGTTCCTATTATGATGGGCTATAACTCAAGGGAAGGAATGCTGGTACATGTAAACCACAAGAAATTGTTCAAGCAATTAATACCGCAACTTGAGAATTCAGTACCTGTCAACTTAGGTATCAAAAAAGGAACAGCGTTATCCATGAGAATAGCAAATCAAATTATGGAGTACTATTTTGGAGACCAAGATCCTGATAAATGTGATATCGATCTTTCCTACAAGGTGaattcgtaagaaaatttttgaaaaatagtcTTAAAGTTCATTTTCAGTTATGGTCagacaattttttcatcaaagatATTTATAGATCTGCTATAGCACAGGCTGATAATAATACGAAACCTGTTTATCTGTATGAAATGACAATAGAATCatcattgaatttattcaaagcATTCGCTGGTATAAAATCACCAGGTAAGTATGATGATAAATCCACTTAGAAATTATAaaggtttaatgagtctacttgatgaaggatattcaatataaatataaaaaattggcaactttgtgtctattccttcacaataatctATCTCTCATGATATATTTGGCTttgaatataattccaattctaaaaatgaaaaaattgataatcaaccaaaagaaaattcagaataacTAAAACTTTACAAATTGGGTAAacagttaacaaattgaataactaaattaacataaagacagacgtacgtttcggaatttttgaattcaatcctgcaatttttcctcatcagtgccttatagttacGTTTAGTAAGTTTGAAACTCAAACTAACTAGACGTacaaaatatcatgaaaatatatagggtggttCGAAAGTTATGGATAATtggagaaattgacaaaatgaatgaaacactctgtatcttggTTATAAAGGGAGATAAACCCTTCAAATATAGGATAATCTGACTCGCCTCAGTGTCATCTATCTACCCTTAGCTTTCGCCCATTCACcaatgaatcactctgtataatagaataatattataaaataaaataataaataaaataataaaaaatattatctcGTCATTGTCttttaaataattcatattttcagGTGTTTGCCATGCTGACGACCTATTCTACCTCTTCAAAACACAACTAAACGGAGAAATAGAACCAGACAGTATAGAAGACAAAGCAGTGAGAAGATTTTGCAGGCTATGGACGAATTTTGCTCGATACGGAAATCCAAATTCACCTCATGCTGATCCTTTATTACCAGTCACGTGGAAAACCTTTTCAAACCGTtcgaaaaattatttggaaatcGGTGAGGAACTCAAAGCCATGACCGAACCTTTAATGGAAAGAATGCAATTTTGGGAAGATGTTCACAAATATAGAAACATTTCAAAATCTAAATTATGAGACAAATATATCTGTGAATGAAgtaatcagttttttttttgcgggAGATTTATCTATATCATTATCATTAATCTATATTGAGAaatgagatacagggtgattcaccgtgatagattattagacgtttatggaaaacttatcataattttgttctgaaaatttgtatgttggggtttgagacaatgatctttctctctaaaatattttcagatctttacaacatactactacttccttatttcaaatagcacacccaatatattattgcatcattagatagtttttttatgacaatttcagcaataagCCAAACTtcgggtaaaaactcaacggttgaTGAGTGAATGAAGACTCgctttgaatatttctgctgaaaattttttttttcgaataaacctttttcattttcgattctacaaatacgttgtattataagactgtttgcagtttggataaacaatgtacagggtgggcaaatttcgatgttttagcactacaacttttaaatcaaaggagatagacaaaatctgataccccattctcggtttttttttctgagaaactaaactaacaagggtagtattcatttttggccaccttcttttgttttcgagttataagcgaaaattggcaaaatggcgatatcgaaaaacatttatatctccgctaatactgatgatagagctctgaaattgaaacattatacaggcactttttcacgtaaaatccagtggcgAGCTCGTctttccaaaagggttttttATTACGAACCTATGAcccaaacttatgttttttcaaatgggaacactacatttctgtgccatttattgaaagcttatttttttctgattttaaaaatatataacatcgtatggtttgtatttaaaaaaacaacagaaaatggtcaaaaacctttttttatctaagagtcccaatatttctatggtttcaactgttgatgagcacagaaaaattgagctttctataacaagagtagtgtcctgtcgtcaatctgattatttctatgctttttactcatttctacaaaattcgaatgtagatatatttcataaaaatagtttcgaaaatataaatgaactcagAGAAATtttcctaggttgcttgaacacagtttccaatattcatctattgaattcggtgcgaaatatcgagaagatgtgtcgactgtgcactgttgtcattattaggttaaatattatttcttgtttattCCCTTCCTAATTACGAGtatattgttgagttcaatcatatatgcgttgtttcatatgctatttaaaattgattggtacttgtgcgtattcattctggagtattataaaaacaatcttctgatacatccatctcattacaactctttcgattgaaacattcgatcttgtggatcttttcgttattttcaattcaatttttagataaaaatttattaaacatatctagattcgaatttcgtagaaattagtgaaaagcataaaaattatcagattgacggaaggacactgctcttgttatagaaagctcaatttttctgtgctcatcaacagttgaaaccatagaaatgttgggactcttagataaaaaaaggtttttgaccattttctctTATTTATATCAacacaaaccatacgatgtgatatatttttgaattcaggaaaaattgagctttcaaaaaatggcacacaAATCTagtattcccatttgaaaaaacataactttgggtcgtagcttcgtaattaaagaccctttcgaaaagacaagcacgccactggattctacgtaaaatgTGCATGTATAATGGTTTCAATTTCAGTGCTCTaccatcagtattagcggagatataaatgtttttcgatatcgccatttttccaattttcgcttataactctaaaacaaaagaaggtggcgaaaaatgaatactactcttgttagtttctcagaaaaagagatcgagaatggggtatcagattttgtctatcccctctggtttaaaagttgtagtgctaaaacatcgaaatttgcccaccctgtacagttaataagaagatcatgaacttggacaactcaaattcatcaaaactcatgatttccaaattagaacctttattttttattatttcagtcaattctacgtacaaaTTTAGTAGGGGTTACtcgagcaaaccctatacctaaaattaatactctaatagttatcgaggaagaactttgaatgaggaaaaacctcAATTCCTAAATGTGTGgcgtagtctatgacttccggaaaacaagGAAAGAAACTAAAATACGATGTTTGGATAACAAAATTCAAACATCTGATGTAAAATATCTGGTAATAACACAAGATAGTAGGCATATGTGGAAGAAGCGCATTGAGGTTATTGCTAACAAAGCAACAAAGGCCTTGATGACTGTCTGTCTGGTAAAACTTGGGAATGTAACCCACAAATACTGCGGTGAATGTACGTCATGATAACCTCTGGGGCAACAGTCTGGCATGACAGAGCAAGTCAGAACAGCAAGAGGAAGCCCTTGATACAATACATAGGTTAGCCTGTGCTTGTATCACTGGAGCTATGAGAACGAGTCCAACTAGTGCAATAGAGATCATTGCAGATCTCATCTTGTGATAGAGAGTGGTCTATTAGGCCACTCTAAGACTATCCAGGGAAGGAACCGGCAAAGAGTGAATTAGGAATCAGAGAGTCTTGTCCTCTCTGACTATTCACTTATTATCAGCGAATGTTCCCAGTGAcaagatgataaagaaaattagcatcgaGAAAACCTTCATTGCGATACTAATCAGAGAAGACGATTTGGAAAGGGAGTCCACAATCCCATTCCTCAAGAAGAATACCATTAAATGGTACACATATGGTTCCAATACCACGACGGAAACTGGCGCTGGATTATTCGGGATTGGCACCAAATACTCACTATCGTCTGGCCGCTATCTGAGTATCTTTCAGGCaaatacttgcaatagaaagatgtgtgaACAACCTAGCAATTGTGATATAGCGATATATTCTCATAGTCAGGTTGCAATcgaagcactgagctcacatatcatcgattctaaggtGGTATtgaagtgccgaagaaaacGCAATGAAATAGGTAAGAATGACAAGGTCTAGTCTAGATTCCTAACCACTCAGGAATCAGAGGAAAAGAAGAGCCAACACACTTGCAAGAAAAGGACGCAAACTCCTTTCACCTTcctgtggtataggcaaataTACCTACCAGAAAGAGTAtcaggagaagaaaaaaaccgaatgagaaacactctggcgaaaTCTTCCTGGGTAGAATCATTCcagaaagtttcttcgaaactttgagaCTGCGAAATCCAAGAAGTACCTGAATCTTAGCAAAAAACCTCCTTACTGGATTCCCCACAAGGCATTGTCACCTTACGAAACACCTCATGAGTTTCTGTAGGGAGGAGGAAGCAACTCCGGACCACCTGGTGATTGAAAGCCCTGCCATCCCTAGCCATCGCAGAATCTGCTTTGGACACTAActagtagaagtgaggaattggcCTCCTTGAAGCCTTTCCAGATGATTGAGTTCATTGGAACTCTGGAtttggaaggcgagctgtagatcacgttatggagagaatagctctgatgcggggtacaatagaccattaggtcgcagtgaaacggaacctccttaattaaatcttaaatcTTAATCTTTCTATTTCGAACCATCCTCCCAAGCTGATACAATTCgaatcagtggcgtacccagataTAAGCATTGGGGGGATAaagagttataaacgaaaaacatattggttattcgtttccaattttctttgaattttcttaaaattGATTTTCACCTGTCGAAGTGTCACCTGCTTTATTCAAACGTGAAAAACTGAAAGATTCGCCTGCATCAATGTTCCTTCTCTTGAAGAAGCtttccaaagaagtttgcttactcataataagattttgattagttttgcaaaaaaaaataaaaaaagttaaacataaaatataatagaaaaatttcatctcATCCACCTCAAACTAATCAACAGAATATACTTAACCTAATGACCTATCTATGTGGTTGAGGATGTTAACGCAGTAAGTAATGGAATCTAATGTGCCaacaaaaaaatacttttcGACAAAGGGATAatctatactatattaaactcgtaagcgctcctcccaccgaaaatcgaacgattttggaccgattttgcggtcgagtgttctcggctctgggagagatacgagaaaaactaaaagtacggaaagaaagagaaaatgtcgaatt
It includes:
- the LOC123670768 gene encoding juvenile hormone esterase-like isoform X1, with protein sequence MISDPQVKVEGGILEGYICENEDDPGKSYFSFQGIPYAKPPLGDLRFKAPQPVEPWIGVKKVKEDGNPCYARDMLNSEEKSGSEDCLYLNVYTPKLPSKNKNTVTFDLKPVMVFIHGGAFTSGSNSKFIFGPDYLIREDVVIVVINYRLGFLGFSHFKDKTLGVPGNAGLKDMVLALRWVKKNIKNFNGDPENVTIFGESAGAASVHLLVLSPMAKGLFHKAIAQSGCALNIWAQMENIVPRIAKALNMEGCDERTIFNRLKELPVEDLFAIQETFPDPWDVSIIRFIGFIIEDPNQEEEAFLSEHPMDILEKGEYNHVPIMMGYNSREGMLVHVNHKKLFKQLIPQLENSVPVNLGIKKGTALSMRIANQIMEYYFGDQDPDKCDIDLSYKLWSDNFFIKDIYRSAIAQADNNTKPVYLYEMTIESSLNLFKAFAGIKSPGVCHADDLFYLFKTQLNGEIEPDSIEDKAVRRFCRLWTNFARYGNPNSPHADPLLPVTWKTFSNRSKNYLEIGEELKAMTEPLMERMQFWEDVHKYRNISKSKL
- the LOC123670768 gene encoding juvenile hormone esterase-like isoform X2, giving the protein MLNSEEKSGSEDCLYLNVYTPKLPSKNKNTVTFDLKPVMVFIHGGAFTSGSNSKFIFGPDYLIREDVVIVVINYRLGFLGFSHFKDKTLGVPGNAGLKDMVLALRWVKKNIKNFNGDPENVTIFGESAGAASVHLLVLSPMAKGLFHKAIAQSGCALNIWAQMENIVPRIAKALNMEGCDERTIFNRLKELPVEDLFAIQETFPDPWDVSIIRFIGFIIEDPNQEEEAFLSEHPMDILEKGEYNHVPIMMGYNSREGMLVHVNHKKLFKQLIPQLENSVPVNLGIKKGTALSMRIANQIMEYYFGDQDPDKCDIDLSYKLWSDNFFIKDIYRSAIAQADNNTKPVYLYEMTIESSLNLFKAFAGIKSPGVCHADDLFYLFKTQLNGEIEPDSIEDKAVRRFCRLWTNFARYGNPNSPHADPLLPVTWKTFSNRSKNYLEIGEELKAMTEPLMERMQFWEDVHKYRNISKSKL